Proteins encoded within one genomic window of Rhododendron vialii isolate Sample 1 chromosome 1a, ASM3025357v1:
- the LOC131332587 gene encoding uncharacterized protein LOC131332587, which translates to MVVSRSVNIMFLPVIFLVAFKIMHNPALVNGDATLIGRVCGKTLFPADCRRCFDSDPQNGRVDVRGLAGIAIKCSYAPAIDVDKLLTTYTRNGLSEYAFCLQQFDYIVQKLSLAQQSWKNNRYQDSKNLVQKAIGDYFVCLYGLKKPRYPDQFIEGLYRTRTSCENAVGALKQIGS; encoded by the coding sequence ATGGTAGTGTCACGTAGCGTCAATATAATGTTTCTTCCTGTTATCTTTCTTGTCGCCTTCAAGATTATGCATAACCCGGCGTTGGTGAATGGGGATGCAACTTTGATTGGTCGCGTTTGTGGCAAAACATTATTTCCTGCCGATTGTCGCCGCTGTTTTGATTCCGATCCTCAGAATGGCCGAGTTGATGTCAGAGGCCTTGCAGGGATAGCGATCAAGTGTTCATATGCTCCTGCTATCGATGTTGACAAGCTGCTCACGACGTATACACGGAACGGTCTTTCTGAATACGCATTCTGCTTACAGCAATTCGACTATATCGTGCAGAAACTATCATTAGCACAGCAAAGTTGGAAGAACAACCGCTATCAAGATTCCAAAAATCTAGTACAAAAAGCAATAGGTGATTATTTTGTGTGTCTTTACGGTCTTAAAAAGCCGAGATATCCAGACCAGTTTATTGAGGGGCTATACAGAACCAGAACTTCTTGTGAGAATGCTGTTGGAGCCTTAAAACAAATTGGATCTTAA
- the LOC131323826 gene encoding uncharacterized protein LOC131323826: MKVTKQNGRQFILTSFFFIFFLCILASINQIRFGSWLKFGRCKSPFHSHNSSSPNFLRENSSSNDIRILLGILTLPDQYHRRHFLRLIYGTQSPVGAKVDVKFVFCNLTKEDQKVLVSLEIMRYNDIMILNCKENMNKGKTYTYFSSLPEMLNEENKPYPPYHYVLKSDDDTYFRLANLVESLRVLPREDLYYGYVIPCPSMDPFNQYMSGMGFLVSWDIVEWIRVSDIPKTHLEGPEDRVFGEWLRDGHRAKNRFNAKWSMYNYPEPATRCTHELWPETVAVHLLKTQEKWIRTLSYFNVTKDLKPSKLYHIP; encoded by the coding sequence ATGAAGGTCACAAAGCAAAATGGCAGGCAATTCATCCTCAcctctttcttcttcatttttttcctctGCATCTTAGCTTCAATCAACCAAATCCGATTCGGTAGTTGGCTAAAGTTTGGTAGATGTAAATCACCATTCCATTCCCACAACTCATCTTCACCCAATTTTCTCAGAGAAAACTCATCGTCTAACGACATCCGAATCCTCCTCGGAATTCTAACCCTTCCTGACCAATACCATCGTCGCCACTTTCTCCGCCTCATCTACGGCACACAATCTCCAGTGGGTGCGAAAGTTGACGTGAAGTTCGTTTTTTGCAACCTAACCAAAGAAGATCAGAAAGTGTTGGTTTCGCTAGAAATAATGCGCTATAACGACATTATGATACTCAATTGCAAAGAGAACATGAATAAAGGTAAGACTTACACTTACTTTTCAAGCTTGCCAGAGATGCTGAATGAGGAAAACAAGCCATACCCGCCTTACCATTACGTGTTGAAATCCGACGACGACACGTATTTTAGGTTGGCAAACCTGGTGGAGTCATTGAGGGTGCTGCCGAGAGAAGACTTGTACTATGGTTATGTGATTCCATGCCCTAGCATGGACCCTTTTAATCAATACATGTCTGGAATGGGATTTTTGGTTTCTTGGGACATAGTCGAGTGGATTCGGGTTTCGGACATTCCCAAAACTCACTTGGAAGGCCCTGAAGACAGGGTTTTCGGGGAGTGGCTTCGAGATGGCCATCGGGCGAAGAACCGGTTCAATGCAAAGTGGTCAATGTATAATTACCCGGAGCCGGCCACGAGGTGCACGCACGAGCTCTGGCCAGAGACAGTGGCGGTTCACCTTTTGAAGACTCAGGAGAAGTGGATTCGTACCTTGAGTTACTTCAATGTCACGAAGGATTTGAAGCCTTCTAAACTGTATCATATACCTTAG
- the LOC131322680 gene encoding uncharacterized protein LOC131322680: MGTDSWLLLGRLKRAVKKITFLLNINVNRFRIASMITGRADKRRVSFNDRPGLSACTEDLELLDSPAAGSSRGGGISRTTSLQSSEDDIDKRAEMFIANFYRQLRLERQVSLQLRYCREDSFDSASPTPR; the protein is encoded by the coding sequence ATGGGTACAGATAGCTGGTTATTGCTAGGCCGGCTAAAGAGAGCCGTCAAGAAAATAACATTCCTTCTAAACATAAACGTCAACCGATTCCGAATTGCTTCGATGATCACGGGTCGCGCTGACAAGCGACGGGTGAGCTTCAACGACAGGCCTGGCCTGAGTGCGTGCACAGAGGATTTAGAGCTTTTGGATTCGCCAGCCGCCGGATCTTCGCGGGGTGGTGGGATTTCAAGAACCACCAGTTTACAGTCGTCGGAGGATGATATTGACAAGAGAGCTGAGATGTTTATAGCCAACTTCTATAGGCAGCTACGGCTTGAAAGGCAAGTTTCCTTGCAGCTGAGATATTGCAGGGAGGATAGCTTTGACTCTGCCTCTCCCACTCCTAGATAA
- the LOC131334890 gene encoding 4-coumarate--CoA ligase 2-like, whose product MEKQNHQGRDDHEFIFRSKLPDIYIPKHLPLHTYCFENISQFSSKPCIINGATGETHTYADVELTARRVAAGLHKTGIRQGDVIMLLLHNSPEFVFAFLGASYSGATATTANPFYTPAEIEKQARAARVKLIITQACYAEKVTELGEENGIKVMCTDAAVEGCLHFSELTGADESELPAVKISPDDVVALPYSSGTTGLPKGVMLTHKGLVTSVAQQVDGDNPNLYFHSEDVIMCLLPLFHIYSLNSVLLCALRVGAAILIMQKFEINALLELVHKYRVTIAPFVPPIVLAIAKSPVVDNYDLSSIRTVMSGAAPMGNELEDKVRAMFPNAKLGQGYGMTEAGPVLSMCLAFAKEPFEIKSGSCGTVVRNAEMKIINPDIGNSLPRNQAGEICIRGDQIMKGYLNDPEATERTVDKEGWLHTGDIGYIDDDDEIFIIDRLKELIKYKGFQVAPAELEAMLIAHPNISDAAVVPMKDEGAGEVPVAFVVRANGSKINEDEIKQYISKQVVFYKRINRVFFTDSIPKAPTGKILRKDLRAKLAAGFPN is encoded by the exons atGGAGaaacaaaatcatcaaggaagAGATGATCATGAATTCATATTCCGGTCCAAACTTCCGGATATTTACATTCCCAAGCACTTACCGCTCCACACCTACTGCTTCGAAAACATATCACAGTTCAGCTCCAAGCCCTGCATCATCAATGGCGCCACGGGCGAGACCCACACCTACGCCGACGTCGAGCTCACCGCCAGGAGGGTCGCCGCGGGCCTCCACAAGACCGGCATCCGCCAGGGCGACGTCATCATGCTGCTCCTCCACAACTCGCCCGAGTTCGTGTTCGCCTTCCTCGGCGCGTCCTACTCCGGCGCCACCGCCACCACGGCCAACCCGTTCTACACCCCGGCTGAGATCGAGAAGCAGGCCAGGGCCGCCAGGGTCAAGCTGATCATCACCCAGGCGTGCTACGCCGAGAAAGTGACGGAATTGGGGGAGGAAAACGGGATCAAGGTCATGTGTACGGACGCGGCCGTGGAGGGGTGTTTGCATTTTTCCGAGTTGACAGGGGCCGACGAGAGCGAGTTGCCGGCGGTGAAGATCAGCCCTGACGATGTGGTGGCGCTGCCGTACTCGTCGGGGACGACGGGGCTGCCCAAGGGCGTTATGCTCACGCACAAGGGGTTGGTCACTAGCGTGGCTCAACAG GTGGATGGGGATAATCCCAACCTGTACTTCCACAGCGAGGATGTGATCATGTGTTTGCTTCCACTCTTCCACATCTACTCCCTCAACTCGGTGTTGCTCTGTGCGCTCCGAGTAGGGGCTGCGATCCTGATCATGCAAAAGTTCGAGATCAATGCGTTGCTGGAGCTCGTTCACAAGTACAGGGTGACGATAGCACCGTTCGTGCCCCCGATCGTCCTGGCAATAGCCAAAAGTCCGGTGGTCGATAACTACGACTTGTCGTCGATCCGAACAGTGATGTCCGGTGCTGCTCCCATGGGGAACGAACTAGAGGATAAAGTCAGAGCTATGTTTCCGAATGCTAAACTTGGACAG GGTTATGGCATGACGGAGGCAGGACCAGTGCTGTCGATGTGCTTAGCGTTTGCAAAAGAACCGTTTGAGATAAAATCAGGGTCATGCGGGACTGTCGTTAGAAATGCCGAGATGAAAATCATCAATCCCGACATTGGGAATTCTCTTCCCCGGAATCAAGCCGGAGAAATATGCATCAGAGGGGACCAGATCATGAAAG GCTATCTAAATGATCCGGAGGCCACTGAAAGAACAGTAGACAAAGAAGGATGGTTGCACACTGGTGATATAGGTTACATTGACGACGACGATGAGATATTCATCATCGATCGGCTGAAGGAATTGATCAAGTACAAAGGGTTCCAAGTAGCCCCTGCCGAGCTCGAAGCAATGTTGATTGCTCATCCCAACATCTCAGACGCGGCTGTTGTACC CATGAAAGATGAGGGAGCAGGAGAAGTTCCGGTTGCATTCGTGGTAAGAGCCAATGGTTCAAAGATCAATGAGGATGAAATCAAGCAATATATCTCAAAACAG GTGGTATTCTACAAGAGAATCAATAGGGTTTTCTTCACTGATTCAATCCCTAAAGCTCCAACGGGCAAAATACTCAGAAAAGACCTTAGAGCGAAGCTCGCAGCTGGTTTTCCCAATTAA
- the LOC131334901 gene encoding probable xyloglucan endotransglucosylase/hydrolase protein 23 yields MAFSSKVSTSVLLLAISLVGSLCLVVSAGNFYQDMDITWGDGRGKILNNGNLLTLSLDKTSGSGFQSKNQYLFGKIDMQLKLVPGNSAGTVTAYYLSSQGPTHDEIDFEFLGNLSGDPYILHTNVFSQGKGNREQQFYLWFDPTADFHTYSILWNPQSIIFSVDGTPIREFKNAESIGVPYPKNQAMRIYSSLWNADDWATRGGLVKTDWTKAPFTASYRNFNANACVVSSNGKSSCTSSSKSSASNSWLSQQLDSAGQGRMKWVQKNYMIYNYCTDAKRFPQGFPQECKMSS; encoded by the exons ATGGCTTTTTCTTCGAAAGTTTCAACATCAGTACTTTTGCTAGCCATCTCTCTTGTGGGTAGCTTGTGCCTTGTTGTTTCAGCTGGTAACTTCTACCAAGACATGGACATCACATGGGGTGACGGCCGTGGTAAGATACTCAACAACGGCAACCTCCTCACTCTCTCACTTGACAAAACCTCCGGCTCTGGATTCCAATCAAAGAACCAGTATCTCTTTGGGAAAATCGATATGCAACTTAAGCTTGTTCCCGGGAACTCTGCTGGCACCGTCACCGCTTATTAT TTATCCTCACAAGGCCCAACACACGACGAGATAGATTTTGAGTTCTTGGGGAATCTGAGTGGTGATCCTTATATTCTTCACACCAATGTGTTTAGCCAAGGAAAGGGAAACAGAGAGCAGCAGTTCTACCTATGGTTCGACCCAACTGCTGATTTCCACACCTACTCCATCCTTTGGAACCCTCAAAGTATCAT TTTCTCAGTAGATGGGACGCCCATTAGAGAGTTCAAGAATGCAGAGTCAATTGGCGTTCCGTACCCGAAGAACCAAGCCATGAGGATATACTCGAGCCTGTGGAACGCTGATGATTGGGCAACAAGGGGTGGGCTTGTCAAGACCGACTGGACGAAAGCCCCTTTCACTGCTTCCTACAGGAACTTCAATGCCAACGCCTGCGTCGTCTCGTCTAATGGAAAATCCTCGTGCACTAGTTCGAGCAAGAGCTCCGCTAGTAACTCATGGTTATCGCAACAGCTGGACTCCGCAGGTCAAGGGAGGATGAAATGGGTGCAGAAGAATTACATGATTTACAATTACTGCACTGATGCCAAGAGGTTTCCTCAAGGATTCCCACAAGAATGCAAAATGTCCTCCTAG
- the LOC131334923 gene encoding xyloglucan endotransglucosylase protein 1-like produces MHLPFSLYLYKYQPTIPYKSHQHTSIQTKLFPLSFFPMASSSVTPLLLLVSILICSIVATSAGNFYQDFDITWGDGRAKILNNGDLLTLSLDKTSGSGFQSKSQYLFGKIDMQLKLVAGNSAGTVTAYYLSSQGPTHDEIDFEFLGNLSGDPYILHTNVFSQGKGNREQQFYLWFDPTADFHTYSILWNPQRIIFSVDGTPIRQFKNSESIGVPYPKNQPMRIYSSLWNADDWATRGGLVKTDWTKAPFTASYRNFNANACVISSSGASSCTSSSSNGNSTAWMEEQLDSTSQERLKWVQKNYMIYNYCSDSKRFPQGLPPECATS; encoded by the exons ATGCaccttcccttctctctctacctctataaataccaaccCACCATTCCATATAAGTCTCATCAACACACAAGCATTCAAACCAAactctttcctctctcttttttcccaatgGCATCTTCCTCTGTTACaccacttcttcttcttgtttcaaTTCTGATATGTTCCATAGTAGCCACCTCTGCTGGTAACTTCTACCAAGACTTTGACATCACATGGGGCGATGGCCGCGCTAAGATACTCAACAACGGCGACCTCCTCACTCTCTCACTCGACAAAACCTCCGGCTCCGGATTTCAGTCCAAGAGTCAGTACCTCTTTGGGAAAATTGATATGCAACTCAAGCTTGTCGCCGGAAACTCTGCTGGCACTGTCACCGCTTATTAT TTATCATCACAGGGGCCAACACATGACGAGATAGACTTTGAGTTCTTGGGGAATTTGAGCGGTGATCCTTACATTCTTCACACCAATGTGTTTAGTCAAGGAAAGGGCAACAGAGAGCAACAATTCTACTTATGGTTCGACCCGACTGCCGATTTCCACACCTATTCCATCCTTTGGAATCCCCAACGCATCAT ATTTTCAGTCGACGGCACCCCAATCCGACAATTCAAGAACTCAGAATCGATCGGTGTCCCATACCCGAAGAACCAACCAATGAGAATCTACTCGAGTCTATGGAACGCCGATGATTGGGCAACAAGGGGTGGCCTAGTGAAAACTGACTGGACAAAAGCTCCCTTCACTGCTTCCTACAGAAACTTCAACGCTAACGCTTGCGTTATATCGTCCTCTGGAGCCTCTTCTTGTACTTCGAGTTCTAGCAATGGGAATAGCACCGCATGGATGGAAGAACAGTTGGATTCAACTAGTCAAGAGAGGCTGAAATGGGTGCAAAAGAATTACATGATTTACAATTACTGTTCGGATTCGAAGCGGTTTCCGCAGGGCCTCCCTCCGGAATGTGCTACTTCTTAG